Proteins encoded within one genomic window of Paraglaciecola psychrophila 170:
- the murJ gene encoding murein biosynthesis integral membrane protein MurJ, producing the protein MSGKLFKSGMIVSAMTFISRILGLVRDAVIANLLGAGSNADVFFLANKIPNFLRRLFAEGAFAQAFIPVLAEVKNDGDDVHLKQFVAKVSGSLGAIVTIVTIVGVIGSPILAALFGMGWFVDYLNDGDEGQKFELASLMLKITFPYLLFISLAGLAGAILNTLNKFAAVAFTPVLLNVAIISCALFLAPQFEEPVFAIAWGVFLGGFFQLLFLIPFLIKAGLLVKPQWGWSDPDIIKVRTLMIPALFGVSVGQINLLLDTVIASFLGTGAISFLYYSDRLLEFPLGLFGIAIATVILPTLSHNHVSKDDKAFSANIDWAVKMVCLLGIPAATGLFLLAEPMLLTIFQRGEFTPDHAKYASHSLMAYSFGLLSFMLIKVLAPGFYSKQDIKTPVKFGIWCMAANMLFNLILVWPFDYVGLAMATSLSALMNVLLLYVTLHRRGVYTASLQTITLILKVVFASTLMGIVIFMFNPLATAWVDFLLLDKIFELTKLISLGATVFVMSLLILGVRKRTFSAS; encoded by the coding sequence TACCCAATTTTTTAAGACGGTTATTTGCAGAGGGGGCCTTTGCCCAAGCTTTTATTCCCGTATTAGCTGAGGTTAAAAATGATGGCGACGACGTTCACCTAAAACAATTTGTAGCCAAAGTAAGCGGATCTTTGGGAGCAATAGTTACCATAGTCACAATCGTAGGTGTGATTGGTTCGCCTATTTTAGCTGCGTTGTTCGGTATGGGTTGGTTTGTTGACTATCTCAACGATGGTGACGAAGGGCAAAAATTTGAACTTGCCTCGTTAATGTTGAAGATCACTTTTCCTTATTTGTTGTTTATTTCTTTAGCCGGTTTAGCGGGTGCGATTCTCAACACCTTAAATAAATTTGCTGCCGTAGCTTTTACCCCAGTTTTACTAAACGTAGCCATTATCAGTTGTGCTCTTTTTTTAGCCCCTCAATTTGAAGAGCCTGTTTTCGCTATCGCTTGGGGGGTCTTTCTAGGCGGCTTCTTTCAATTGTTATTTTTAATCCCATTTCTGATCAAGGCTGGTTTATTAGTGAAGCCTCAATGGGGTTGGTCAGATCCGGATATCATTAAAGTGCGCACCTTAATGATTCCTGCATTATTTGGTGTATCGGTAGGCCAGATAAATTTATTGTTAGACACCGTTATCGCCAGTTTTTTGGGTACAGGAGCGATATCTTTTTTATATTATTCTGACCGCTTATTAGAATTTCCTTTGGGACTATTCGGTATCGCGATTGCGACCGTTATTTTACCTACCTTGTCGCACAATCATGTATCTAAGGATGATAAAGCGTTTAGCGCAAATATTGATTGGGCTGTCAAAATGGTCTGTTTATTGGGTATTCCTGCCGCAACAGGCTTGTTTTTGCTGGCAGAGCCTATGTTATTAACCATTTTTCAGCGTGGCGAATTTACCCCAGATCACGCTAAGTATGCTTCCCACAGTTTGATGGCATATTCATTTGGTTTATTAAGTTTTATGTTGATTAAAGTGTTAGCTCCCGGCTTTTATTCTAAGCAAGACATCAAGACCCCGGTTAAATTTGGCATTTGGTGTATGGCTGCCAATATGTTGTTTAACCTAATTCTAGTGTGGCCATTTGACTATGTCGGTTTGGCTATGGCAACGTCTCTCTCGGCTCTGATGAATGTGTTACTACTCTACGTGACATTGCACAGGCGAGGTGTTTATACTGCATCTTTACAAACAATCACTCTTATTCTTAAGGTTGTGTTTGCGAGTACTTTAATGGGGATCGTTATTTTTATGTTTAATCCGCTTGCGACTGCTTGGGTTGACTTTCTCTTACTAGACAAAATTTTTGAGTTAACAAAGTTAATTTCACTTGGAGCGACAGTGTTTGTTATGAGTCTCTTAATATTAGGGGTGAGAAAACGCACTTTTTCAGCGTCGTAA
- the ribF gene encoding bifunctional riboflavin kinase/FAD synthetase, translating to MELIRGLHNLRDKHRGCVLTIGKFDGVHLGHRSVLSQVVEKAKELGLPSTVMVFEPQPEELFTPEQAPARLSLLRDKYTQLKALGVDRLLCVTFDRQFAALSATDFIEGLLVDKLGIKFLVVGDDFRFGTGRVGDFTMLLKEGEKCQFDVVSTQSFRLEDCRISSTAVRDALSDNDFDLAEQMLGRPFTIAGKVLHGDKRGRTIGFPTANVLLKRCKAPINGVFAVTVTVADKRFSGVANIGHRPTVNGQRSQLEVHIFDFNDDLYGQFISVALVSKIRQEMKFDSFELLHQQIQKDALAAKTLLYTK from the coding sequence GTGGAACTGATACGTGGTCTACATAATCTTCGTGACAAACATCGCGGTTGTGTACTAACAATAGGTAAGTTTGACGGGGTGCATTTAGGTCACCGATCGGTGCTTAGCCAAGTCGTTGAAAAGGCTAAAGAATTAGGTCTGCCTTCGACGGTGATGGTATTCGAACCTCAACCTGAGGAGTTGTTTACTCCTGAACAAGCACCTGCCCGCTTAAGTCTACTTCGTGATAAATATACTCAGTTGAAGGCCTTAGGTGTTGACCGTTTGTTGTGCGTTACATTCGACCGGCAATTTGCTGCTTTAAGCGCCACTGATTTTATTGAAGGGTTGTTAGTCGATAAACTTGGTATTAAGTTTTTGGTAGTAGGCGATGATTTTCGTTTTGGCACAGGTCGAGTAGGTGACTTTACAATGCTTTTGAAAGAAGGCGAAAAATGCCAATTTGACGTCGTCAGCACGCAGAGTTTTCGACTCGAAGATTGTCGAATTAGCTCGACTGCGGTGCGAGATGCTCTGAGTGATAATGATTTTGACCTAGCTGAGCAGATGTTAGGTCGGCCCTTCACCATTGCTGGCAAGGTGTTGCATGGGGATAAGCGAGGGCGAACGATTGGCTTTCCTACTGCTAACGTATTATTGAAACGCTGTAAGGCCCCGATTAATGGTGTGTTTGCTGTCACCGTTACCGTGGCGGATAAACGTTTTTCAGGTGTGGCGAATATTGGCCACAGACCTACAGTGAACGGTCAACGTTCACAATTAGAAGTACACATATTTGATTTCAACGATGATCTATATGGCCAATTCATTTCTGTGGCATTAGTGAGTAAAATCAGACAAGAAATGAAGTTCGACTCTTTTGAGTTACTTCATCAACAAATACAAAAAGACGCGTTAGCGGCAAAAACACTGCTATACACAAAATAA
- the ileS gene encoding isoleucine--tRNA ligase translates to MSDYKHTLNLPETEFPMRGNLAQREPKMLEQWTQKKLYQQIRDAKKGHTPFILHDGPPYANGDIHIGHAVNKILKDIIVKSKTLSDFDAPYVPGWDCHGLPIELMVEKKVGKPGKKVTAAEFRQKCREYAEKQIVGQKADFIRLGILGEWDNPYKTMDYKSEANIIREFGLVVRSGHLEKGFKPVHWCTDCGSALAEAEVEYQDKNSPSIDVRFKVVDADAVAACFSAKACGDISVAIWTTTPWTLPANRAVCIHPTLEYSLVQVSGEQGQECLVVATDLLADCIQRFGFENYETLGVCKGQDLENKALHHAFYDFQVPLILGEHVTTDAGTGCVHTAPGHGVEDFNVGKNYGLEVANPVGANGVYLEGTELFAGEHVFKANDHVVEVLREHGALLHHHVYNHSYPHCWRHKTPLIFRATPQWFISMDKNGLRDASIKEIHNTQWIPEWGESRIETMVAGRPDWCISRQRTWGVPIALFIHKDTGELHPRTDELLEQVAQLVEKKGIQAWWDIEPASLLGDDAETFVKVPDTLDVWFDSGVTHYFVVDQRDDIPASADLYLEGSDQHRGWFMSSLMTSVATTGHAPYKQVLTHGFTVDGDGKKMSKSLGNTIAPQQVTGKLGADILRLWVASTDYRSEIAVSDEILNRSADAYRRIRNTARFLLANLNGFDPSKDLVPIKDMVELDKWVVGRAHSMQQDIIAAYEKYDMLVVTQKLMQFCSIELGSFYLDIVKDRQYTAKGDSHARRSCQSALYHIIEALVRWIAPITSFTAQELWQQMPWQQDEFVFTGKWYDGLDKVTLSGEFDNNFWQQVLAVKNEVNRCIELARKDGKIKGSLQAEVTLYVNSDLFTLLGKLEDELRFVLITSAATVLESTDVPQEAIATEIPGLSVAVSVSAAKKCSRCWHHREDIGNHAAHPELCDRCVDNVEGEGEKRAYA, encoded by the coding sequence ATGAGTGATTATAAACATACTTTGAATTTGCCTGAAACCGAGTTCCCCATGCGCGGTAACTTAGCTCAACGTGAGCCAAAAATGCTTGAGCAATGGACCCAGAAAAAACTCTATCAACAAATTCGTGACGCCAAAAAAGGGCATACGCCTTTTATTCTGCATGATGGCCCTCCTTATGCAAATGGTGATATTCATATTGGTCATGCGGTTAATAAAATTCTTAAAGATATTATTGTTAAGTCCAAAACCTTATCTGATTTTGATGCGCCTTATGTTCCAGGTTGGGATTGTCATGGTTTGCCAATTGAATTAATGGTTGAGAAAAAAGTTGGTAAACCCGGTAAAAAAGTAACGGCTGCTGAGTTTAGGCAAAAGTGCCGCGAGTATGCCGAAAAACAAATCGTCGGTCAAAAAGCTGATTTTATCCGTCTAGGTATTTTGGGCGAATGGGATAATCCATATAAAACGATGGACTATAAATCAGAAGCCAACATCATCCGTGAATTTGGCTTGGTAGTTCGTTCAGGACATCTTGAAAAAGGTTTTAAACCAGTCCATTGGTGCACAGACTGTGGTTCAGCTTTGGCTGAAGCCGAAGTGGAATATCAAGATAAAAACTCACCATCTATTGATGTGCGTTTTAAAGTGGTTGATGCAGACGCCGTTGCAGCATGTTTTTCTGCTAAGGCTTGTGGTGATATATCTGTCGCTATTTGGACCACTACACCTTGGACTTTACCTGCCAACCGCGCAGTATGTATTCATCCGACCCTTGAATATAGTTTAGTTCAGGTCAGTGGTGAGCAAGGTCAAGAATGTTTGGTGGTCGCTACCGACCTATTAGCTGATTGTATACAGCGTTTTGGCTTTGAAAACTATGAAACGTTAGGTGTGTGTAAAGGCCAAGACTTAGAAAATAAAGCATTACACCATGCTTTTTACGACTTCCAAGTACCACTAATTTTAGGTGAGCATGTTACCACCGACGCCGGTACAGGTTGTGTGCACACCGCTCCAGGCCATGGCGTTGAAGATTTTAATGTAGGCAAAAACTATGGCCTAGAAGTAGCTAATCCTGTTGGCGCAAACGGCGTGTATTTAGAAGGCACAGAATTGTTCGCTGGCGAACATGTATTTAAAGCCAATGACCATGTGGTTGAAGTGTTAAGAGAGCATGGCGCTTTATTGCATCACCATGTGTATAACCACAGTTACCCTCATTGCTGGAGACATAAAACACCTCTTATTTTCCGTGCAACGCCGCAGTGGTTTATCAGTATGGATAAAAACGGTTTACGTGATGCGTCGATAAAAGAAATTCATAACACTCAATGGATCCCTGAATGGGGCGAAAGCCGGATTGAAACTATGGTTGCCGGAAGGCCTGATTGGTGTATTTCTAGGCAGCGTACATGGGGCGTTCCGATTGCACTATTTATTCATAAAGATACGGGTGAACTACATCCTCGCACTGATGAACTACTTGAACAAGTGGCACAGCTGGTGGAAAAAAAGGGTATTCAAGCTTGGTGGGATATCGAGCCAGCATCATTATTAGGCGATGATGCAGAGACTTTCGTTAAAGTACCAGACACCTTAGATGTTTGGTTTGATTCAGGTGTGACTCATTATTTTGTGGTGGACCAACGTGATGATATCCCTGCATCAGCTGATTTATACCTAGAAGGTTCTGATCAACATCGTGGTTGGTTTATGTCTTCTCTAATGACCTCTGTAGCCACAACAGGACATGCACCTTACAAACAAGTGCTGACTCACGGTTTTACAGTAGATGGTGATGGCAAAAAGATGTCAAAATCTTTGGGTAATACGATTGCCCCTCAGCAAGTCACAGGAAAATTAGGCGCAGATATTCTGCGTTTATGGGTCGCCTCTACTGACTATCGTAGTGAAATTGCGGTTTCGGATGAAATCCTAAATCGTTCTGCTGATGCTTACAGACGTATTCGTAATACAGCCCGTTTTTTATTGGCCAATTTAAACGGTTTCGATCCCAGTAAAGATTTAGTGCCCATCAAAGATATGGTGGAACTAGATAAGTGGGTAGTAGGTCGCGCCCACAGTATGCAACAAGACATCATTGCAGCGTACGAAAAATACGACATGTTAGTGGTAACCCAAAAACTGATGCAGTTCTGCTCTATCGAATTGGGTAGTTTTTATCTAGATATCGTTAAAGATAGACAATATACCGCCAAAGGCGACAGCCATGCGCGTCGTTCATGTCAAAGTGCGTTGTATCATATTATCGAAGCGTTAGTTCGCTGGATAGCACCTATTACCAGTTTTACCGCTCAAGAGTTATGGCAACAAATGCCTTGGCAACAAGATGAATTTGTATTTACCGGTAAATGGTACGACGGTTTAGATAAAGTCACTCTATCTGGTGAATTTGATAACAATTTTTGGCAACAAGTATTAGCTGTCAAAAATGAAGTCAATCGCTGTATTGAATTGGCTCGCAAAGACGGAAAAATTAAAGGCTCACTTCAAGCAGAAGTAACGTTATACGTAAACAGTGATCTGTTTACTTTGCTTGGTAAGCTTGAAGATGAGTTACGTTTTGTGTTGATTACCTCTGCAGCGACCGTCCTTGAAAGTACTGACGTGCCACAAGAGGCAATAGCAACTGAAATACCGGGATTGTCGGTGGCGGTGTCTGTTTCGGCAGCGAAAAAGTGTAGTCGTTGTTGGCATCATCGTGAAGATATAGGCAATCATGCTGCACATCCTGAGCTGTGCGATCGTTGTGTAGACAATGTTGAAGGTGAGGGCGAAAAACGCGCCTATGCTTAA
- the lspA gene encoding signal peptidase II, translating to MLKLFTETGWRFLWLSVLVLVADQYTKALVLDNIELYQAIQILPFFNFTHVYNYGAAFSFLHDAGGWQRWFFTIIAFAVSALVLWWSKQTTKQQIMLPIAFSLIIGGAIGNAYDRLVHGYVIDFLVLYYQDWYWPAFNVADSAICIGAVLLIIDMFKNKEEKND from the coding sequence ATGCTTAAACTTTTTACCGAAACGGGGTGGCGTTTTTTATGGTTGTCTGTGTTGGTATTAGTGGCAGATCAATATACTAAAGCTTTAGTGTTAGATAATATTGAACTCTATCAAGCTATTCAAATATTGCCATTTTTTAATTTCACTCACGTATATAACTACGGCGCTGCTTTTAGTTTTTTACATGATGCTGGTGGCTGGCAGCGCTGGTTTTTCACTATTATTGCTTTTGCTGTTAGTGCTTTGGTGTTGTGGTGGTCAAAACAAACAACGAAACAACAAATAATGCTACCCATCGCTTTTAGTCTGATTATTGGCGGGGCCATAGGCAATGCTTATGATCGATTAGTTCATGGTTACGTAATAGATTTTTTAGTGTTGTATTATCAAGATTGGTATTGGCCAGCGTTTAACGTAGCCGACAGTGCAATATGTATAGGTGCCGTTTTGTTGATCATTGATATGTTTAAGAATAAAGAGGAAAAAAATGACTGA
- the fkpB gene encoding FKBP-type peptidyl-prolyl cis-trans isomerase, producing MTELEQKLIKQGSEVVLHFDLKLSDGSAADSTRVNNKPAKLVMGDGSLTLSFEDCLLGLKTGDKKSFTLEADDAFGMPNPDNLHHMDRSKFSTDTPAEVGMIIAFTQPDGTELPGIIREVTGESVTVDFNHPLAGQVITFDVEILSVS from the coding sequence ATGACTGAGCTAGAGCAAAAATTGATAAAGCAAGGTAGCGAAGTGGTTTTGCATTTTGATTTGAAATTGTCTGATGGCTCTGCTGCGGATAGTACTAGAGTCAATAACAAACCGGCTAAGTTGGTGATGGGGGATGGCAGTCTTACGCTCAGTTTTGAAGATTGTTTGTTAGGCCTCAAAACAGGGGATAAAAAATCATTTACCTTAGAGGCTGATGATGCTTTTGGTATGCCCAACCCTGATAATTTACACCATATGGACCGTAGTAAATTTAGCACGGATACGCCTGCCGAAGTGGGTATGATTATTGCTTTTACTCAACCTGATGGCACAGAATTGCCTGGTATTATTCGTGAAGTCACAGGGGAATCGGTAACAGTCGATTTTAATCACCCATTGGCAGGCCAGGTTATTACATTTGACGTAGAAATACTCTCAGTCAGCTAA
- the ispH gene encoding 4-hydroxy-3-methylbut-2-enyl diphosphate reductase, translating into MQIHLANPRGFCAGVDRAITIVERALEMFPAPIFVRHEVVHNKFVVDGLKERGAVFVDELSEVPDDSIVIFSAHGVSQAVRTEANSRGLKVFDATCPLVTKVHMEVMRASKKGTECILIGHHGHPEVEGTMGQYDNVDGGIYLVESVEDVAALKVKDSSKLYYCSQTTLSVDDTADVIDALRLQFPAIQGPRKDDICYATQNRQDSVRELSSDCDLLLVVGAQNSSNSNRLRELAEKIGATAYLIADADCIQKSWLENAKNIGVTAGASAPEILVQGVVNRLKEWGATATIERVGREENIEFAVPKELRVMNIT; encoded by the coding sequence ATGCAGATCCATCTTGCTAATCCACGAGGTTTTTGTGCTGGAGTCGACCGTGCGATCACTATAGTTGAGCGTGCTTTAGAAATGTTTCCTGCGCCTATTTTTGTGCGCCACGAAGTGGTGCATAATAAATTTGTAGTCGATGGTCTCAAAGAACGTGGTGCGGTTTTTGTGGATGAACTATCAGAAGTGCCAGACGATAGTATTGTTATTTTTTCCGCTCATGGCGTTTCCCAAGCGGTGCGCACCGAGGCGAATTCACGCGGTTTAAAAGTGTTTGACGCCACGTGTCCTTTGGTTACCAAAGTACACATGGAAGTAATGCGTGCCAGCAAAAAAGGTACTGAATGCATTTTAATTGGGCACCATGGGCATCCTGAAGTAGAAGGCACTATGGGCCAATACGACAACGTCGATGGCGGTATTTATTTGGTGGAATCGGTAGAAGATGTGGCTGCGCTCAAGGTTAAAGACTCATCTAAACTTTATTATTGTAGCCAAACCACCTTATCGGTAGACGATACTGCTGATGTTATTGATGCCTTAAGGCTGCAATTTCCTGCTATTCAAGGGCCTCGTAAAGATGATATTTGTTACGCGACTCAAAATCGCCAAGACTCTGTTAGAGAATTATCTTCTGATTGTGACTTATTGTTAGTCGTAGGCGCACAGAATAGCTCTAATTCTAATCGACTTAGAGAATTAGCTGAAAAAATTGGTGCCACCGCTTATTTGATAGCAGATGCAGATTGTATCCAGAAGTCGTGGCTTGAAAATGCAAAAAATATTGGTGTCACGGCAGGCGCATCAGCACCTGAAATTTTAGTTCAAGGTGTGGTTAATCGTTTAAAAGAATGGGGTGCTACAGCGACAATTGAAAGAGTTGGTCGTGAAGAGAATATTGAATTCGCAGTGCCTAAAGAGCTGAGGGTCATGAATATAACTTAA
- a CDS encoding M16 family metallopeptidase has product MLEEMRARQGAGWRIFNKQLPIIYQGSRYALRLPIGKKEILKQGANQDLVRFYKDWYRPELMALVAVGDFNPNQVQALFEKYFNAIESTPSRNKQKPSYIIPDNLAPLVTIETDPELTRTTVEIQIKHALIEPVTYQQYYQTLVAQLFISMLNGRLDEATLTPNAPVIGAGSRFGRFRADKSAFTLAATAKPSQSKEVVAFLLTELNRVLQHGFTHSELERYKQGLLSKLDNAAKEIDSTQSSRLADEYVRHIVRGESIAGIEHYLEMGEKFLPLITLDQVNTIGKTWFTANNRIIKISAPESDQSSLPSNVELLAWIEHMTQQQVTVYQDSQVIQQLMPEKPKAGSIISKVYDEKLDSHIWILSNGVKVVLKQTDFKQDEIQFSARAHGGYSLLEPETMFKTIMAANIVEMSGVANYTLADIAKFSKDKQFWVRAKINSDNQSVSGSSSVKDIEHFMQMLHLKFVSPRKDKAAFASYISRVESSIVDRFNSPQGVFSEQIRLRQYSQNPRSMKFDAEIVKDQDLDESYRFYQQRFSNAANFNFIFVGNIDFLQMEILLSTYIASLPSITKKENAIIHDTLRTKGKLTVKVEKGLVPKATVLINFYGDSPWSHNNQMHLNALEYVLSSILRERIREEKSGVYGINVNSAFSRLRNQYSTKISFTCDPNRIEELVTEIHKVIETLKLRQTEDKYIDNYIAQKLKTRETKLATNSFWKNYLQWHADDEYPQLNLTELFWLVGSVNKLNLKDAANSYLNIDDSLTAILLPQATKTNAD; this is encoded by the coding sequence GTGTTAGAAGAAATGCGAGCACGACAAGGTGCTGGCTGGCGCATATTCAATAAACAATTGCCTATTATCTATCAAGGCTCTCGATATGCACTGCGACTACCTATAGGCAAGAAGGAGATACTTAAGCAGGGAGCTAATCAAGATCTGGTTCGCTTTTACAAAGATTGGTATCGGCCAGAACTCATGGCTTTGGTCGCTGTCGGTGATTTTAATCCCAATCAGGTACAGGCACTATTTGAAAAATATTTTAATGCAATTGAATCCACTCCGTCACGCAACAAACAAAAACCCAGCTACATCATTCCAGATAACTTAGCACCTTTAGTCACTATAGAGACGGATCCTGAGCTCACCAGAACAACAGTTGAAATTCAAATAAAACATGCTCTTATTGAGCCTGTTACTTACCAACAATATTATCAAACATTGGTTGCCCAACTCTTTATCAGCATGCTAAATGGCCGGCTTGATGAAGCGACGCTTACCCCAAATGCACCTGTTATTGGTGCAGGGAGTCGTTTTGGACGTTTTAGAGCAGACAAAAGTGCTTTTACGTTAGCGGCCACAGCAAAACCTTCACAAAGCAAAGAGGTAGTCGCCTTTTTATTAACTGAATTAAACCGCGTTTTACAACACGGGTTTACGCACTCAGAACTTGAGCGCTATAAACAAGGTTTATTAAGCAAGCTAGATAATGCAGCCAAAGAAATCGATAGTACCCAATCATCTCGATTAGCAGATGAATATGTTCGCCATATTGTCAGAGGTGAAAGCATTGCCGGCATAGAGCATTACTTAGAGATGGGCGAAAAATTTCTGCCCTTAATCACTTTAGACCAAGTTAATACCATCGGTAAAACGTGGTTTACTGCCAATAATAGAATTATAAAAATATCAGCACCTGAATCGGACCAATCCAGTTTGCCCTCAAACGTTGAGCTACTTGCCTGGATAGAACACATGACACAACAACAAGTCACCGTATATCAAGATAGTCAGGTTATACAACAACTTATGCCAGAAAAACCCAAAGCGGGATCGATAATAAGTAAAGTGTACGACGAGAAACTAGATAGCCATATTTGGATACTCAGTAACGGAGTGAAGGTGGTATTAAAACAAACAGATTTTAAACAAGATGAAATTCAGTTTTCGGCTAGGGCCCATGGCGGATACTCATTGTTAGAACCTGAAACCATGTTTAAAACCATTATGGCTGCAAATATTGTCGAAATGTCGGGTGTAGCGAATTATACCTTAGCAGACATAGCTAAATTTTCGAAAGATAAACAATTTTGGGTAAGAGCAAAAATCAATAGTGACAATCAATCAGTTAGTGGCAGCAGTTCAGTAAAAGATATAGAACACTTTATGCAGATGTTACATTTAAAATTTGTTTCTCCTCGTAAGGATAAAGCAGCATTTGCTTCATATATATCACGAGTAGAATCATCTATAGTCGATAGATTTAACAGCCCACAAGGTGTTTTTTCAGAACAAATAAGGTTGCGGCAATACAGTCAAAATCCGCGCTCGATGAAATTTGATGCTGAGATTGTCAAAGATCAGGACCTAGATGAGTCCTATCGTTTTTACCAACAACGTTTCTCAAATGCTGCCAATTTTAATTTTATCTTTGTAGGCAACATCGATTTTTTACAAATGGAAATACTATTGAGCACCTACATTGCAAGTCTTCCATCCATTACTAAAAAGGAGAATGCAATAATTCATGACACCCTCAGAACTAAAGGCAAATTAACCGTCAAAGTTGAAAAAGGCTTGGTGCCCAAAGCGACAGTGCTCATTAACTTTTATGGTGATTCACCGTGGTCACATAACAACCAAATGCATTTAAATGCCTTAGAATATGTACTCAGTAGTATTTTACGCGAGCGTATCAGGGAGGAAAAAAGCGGTGTCTACGGTATTAATGTGAACAGTGCGTTTTCAAGATTACGTAATCAATACTCTACTAAAATATCTTTTACCTGCGATCCCAACAGGATTGAAGAACTAGTGACTGAGATACATAAGGTAATCGAAACACTGAAACTCAGACAGACCGAAGATAAGTATATTGATAACTACATCGCACAAAAATTAAAAACGAGAGAAACCAAGCTGGCAACTAATTCTTTTTGGAAAAATTACTTACAATGGCATGCTGACGATGAATACCCACAGCTCAACTTAACTGAATTATTTTGGTTAGTAGGCAGTGTTAACAAGTTGAATCTGAAAGATGCTGCCAATAGCTACCTGAACATCGACGACAGTTTGACAGCCATATTACTTCCTCAAGCTACCAAAACTAACGCCGATTAA
- a CDS encoding M16 family metallopeptidase, which translates to MPNKLVFTLFLMGAFLLCSGCSAPLSNTLTDKPSSMPLTTSDFSGALPISPRIIKGQLDNGITYLIRQNKTPEKRAEIRLIVKAGSILEDDNQQGFAHFVEHMAFNGTEDFDKQEIVEYVESIGMKFGAHLNAYTSFDETVYKLQIPSAEKGALEKGVHILEN; encoded by the coding sequence ATGCCGAACAAACTGGTGTTTACTCTTTTCCTGATGGGGGCTTTTCTCCTTTGTAGTGGTTGCAGTGCGCCTTTAAGCAACACCTTAACTGATAAGCCCTCATCTATGCCCCTGACAACCTCTGACTTCAGCGGTGCACTTCCCATTTCACCGCGTATAATAAAAGGCCAATTAGATAATGGTATTACGTACCTAATTAGGCAAAATAAAACTCCTGAAAAACGCGCAGAAATCCGTTTAATTGTTAAGGCAGGCTCTATTCTAGAAGACGATAACCAACAAGGGTTCGCTCATTTTGTAGAGCACATGGCCTTTAACGGTACTGAAGACTTCGACAAACAAGAAATAGTTGAATATGTAGAATCTATTGGCATGAAATTTGGTGCACACCTTAATGCATACACAAGTTTCGATGAAACCGTATACAAACTACAAATCCCTAGTGCTGAAAAGGGTGCCTTAGAAAAAGGCGTGCATATCCTAGAAAATTGA
- a CDS encoding type IV pilin protein yields MPIQKKEESLKNRVECSNQLGVTLIELMVVVIIIGLLATLIFPSFEQHILTVRRGDGITQLLRLKLQQESFRIENTRYAETEQLSLPTSEYYTFSVTDISAKTYTMTAKAKGSQMDDKKCLAMQIDQSLNKTPAHCFF; encoded by the coding sequence ATGCCAATACAAAAAAAGGAGGAGAGCCTTAAAAATAGGGTTGAATGCTCCAACCAATTAGGTGTGACGCTGATTGAACTGATGGTAGTGGTAATAATAATAGGACTCTTAGCGACTCTCATATTTCCATCTTTTGAACAGCATATTTTAACCGTAAGACGCGGTGATGGCATCACGCAATTACTGCGACTAAAATTACAGCAAGAGTCTTTCCGTATAGAGAACACTCGATATGCCGAAACTGAACAACTTAGTCTACCAACGTCTGAGTATTATACTTTTAGTGTTACTGATATATCTGCTAAAACCTATACGATGACCGCTAAAGCAAAAGGTAGTCAAATGGATGACAAAAAATGTTTGGCGATGCAGATTGATCAATCATTGAATAAAACCCCAGCTCATTGCTTTTTCTAA